In one window of Lewinella sp. 4G2 DNA:
- a CDS encoding T9SS-dependent choice-of-anchor J family protein, translated as MGQTQQISEDFGQGVPPSGWSIENPDGSEGWEMTTTTQSDGTNGRVARMDNYSYNAPGQEDRLITPALQLTRVLAPTLVFDVAYAPFSDTQFERLYIDVSIDGGSTFSPTAYDKAGGELATTGNQANGWGPRTAADWRSDTLDLTPYAGETIILRFVQVAGYGNGLFIDNVMTNAPAVPLTSVDEDFEGGVPPADWSVENPDGLEGWEMTTTTQSDGTNGRVARMDNYSYDARGAKDYLILPLLDLSGVANPTMVFDVAYAPFSNSIFERLQIEYSTDGGNNFLPTTYDKAGSELATTGNQTNGWGPQTAEDWRSDTLDLSPYAGPSLVLRFVQTNGYGNGLFINDVLVNSLRALPVELLDFNGERAGKRNTLHWLTDNEEAFSHFEVERSSDGNTWQLLGAVAGAAEGRNAGQYDYVDDDPQSSAYYRLRMVDLDSSFAFSPVVYLEREAAAELRVFPNPNSGSFDLRLPEVSEPLSLALYSAHGTRVSAQKIGAGTQNWLVKETLKPGVYLLIVSTEDGRRWTERVVVR; from the coding sequence GTGGGCCAGACACAGCAGATCAGTGAAGATTTTGGGCAGGGAGTCCCGCCTTCGGGTTGGTCCATCGAAAACCCCGATGGCTCGGAAGGATGGGAAATGACCACCACTACCCAAAGCGACGGCACCAACGGGCGGGTAGCTCGCATGGACAACTATTCGTACAATGCCCCCGGGCAGGAGGACCGGCTGATCACGCCCGCGCTGCAATTGACCAGGGTACTTGCCCCCACGTTAGTATTTGACGTAGCCTACGCGCCCTTTAGCGACACCCAGTTTGAACGGCTGTACATCGATGTTTCGATCGACGGAGGCAGTACTTTTTCCCCCACCGCTTACGATAAGGCCGGCGGGGAGCTGGCGACCACGGGCAACCAGGCAAACGGCTGGGGACCGCGAACCGCAGCGGATTGGCGTAGTGATACGCTAGATCTTACGCCTTACGCCGGCGAAACGATAATCCTTCGTTTCGTCCAGGTAGCGGGATACGGTAACGGTCTCTTCATCGATAACGTGATGACCAACGCCCCGGCCGTGCCGCTTACCAGCGTTGATGAAGACTTTGAGGGAGGCGTGCCTCCTGCGGATTGGTCCGTTGAGAACCCCGATGGACTGGAAGGATGGGAAATGACCACGACCACCCAGAGCGATGGAACCAACGGTCGGGTGGCCCGCATGGACAACTACTCGTACGACGCGCGCGGAGCGAAAGATTACCTTATTCTTCCTCTACTCGATTTGAGCGGGGTGGCTAACCCCACCATGGTATTCGACGTTGCCTACGCCCCCTTCAGTAATTCAATTTTTGAACGCCTTCAGATTGAGTATTCTACGGATGGAGGTAACAACTTCCTTCCAACTACTTACGACAAGGCCGGAAGCGAACTGGCCACCACCGGCAACCAAACGAACGGCTGGGGCCCTCAGACGGCGGAGGACTGGCGTAGCGATACGCTCGACCTCAGCCCCTACGCGGGGCCATCACTCGTACTGAGGTTCGTTCAAACCAATGGTTACGGTAACGGCTTGTTCATCAACGACGTACTGGTCAATAGCCTCAGGGCACTGCCCGTGGAATTGCTCGATTTCAACGGCGAAAGGGCGGGCAAACGGAATACTTTGCACTGGTTGACCGACAATGAGGAAGCCTTCAGCCACTTCGAGGTAGAACGATCATCAGATGGCAACACCTGGCAACTACTAGGCGCTGTCGCAGGTGCAGCGGAAGGACGGAATGCAGGACAGTACGACTACGTTGATGACGACCCCCAATCCTCCGCCTACTACCGCCTACGGATGGTGGACCTGGACAGCAGCTTCGCCTTCAGCCCCGTCGTTTACCTCGAGCGGGAGGCAGCAGCTGAACTGCGCGTTTTCCCTAATCCTAATTCCGGTAGCTTCGACCTTCGCCTTCCGGAGGTATCGGAGCCCCTTTCCCTTGCTCTTTATTCCGCACACGGCACCCGCGTCAGCGCCCAAAAAATTGGGGCGGGCACCCAAAACTGGCTAGTAAAGGAGACACTGAAACCCGGAGTTTATCTCCTTATCGTCAGTACTGAAGACGGCCGGCGATGGACGGAGCGAGTGGTCGTCCGCTAA
- a CDS encoding helicase-related protein, whose amino-acid sequence MQDLENKVVQNLIPDEPVTILRVKQMGEDVGLTFFGNNSNKRQTLVLTPEEIAGLEVITEEGQFNFTGDAKAFSLFVEAERIHSAYQFDPLFAVNCSVVDPLPHQVEAVYKNLLPLPRIRFLLADDTGAGKTIMAGLLLKELMIRGIAERILIITPGGLTKQWQEDELQLKFNLSFELVNRERFTSDPNIFNNADRVVTSIDFLSREEIINNAAETEWDMIIVDEAHKLSAYESGSRLYESLRYKAVERMSSKCEHLLLLTATPHRGRKDTFRKLLQLLDEDIFANDALVDERINQLGKNGANKFFIRRLKEEMKDWNDKALFRSRSTKTVKYELTNKEKRLYNKVTEYLEEQREKAEGNIHVSLTLMVMQRRLTSSIFAIMRTLGNRYAALKDVLTVIQRQPDLFKQRHKFETVQADTLNDYDELDDEDREELESILSDAKRFKLFTTASSPQEIKDEAEEVKALHLQAKELYDDGTEEQKLTKLYNLLQSEGVMDGKEKLVIFTEHKDTLYYLEEKLATNGGFTVATIHGSKNVDERREAQDHFRNDAQILLATDAAGEGINLQFCRLLINWDIPWNPNRLEQRMGRIHRYGQEDDVLVFNLVASNTREGAVMERLLTKLDTIREQLGDDRVYDVISDVFENVKLEEFARAVFFGDKNEALEKLEVPADQLKIDFQNKINDKQNTIGYSSINYKEAERLMTKSQEERLQPTYIREFFEMAFADLGGKMKEVGDDVFHISKLPEEVDRIIRKGYKMSTDLESHFCFDKKVFLDAHRSARYRKLHYINPGNPIFDSVLRVIRERYKEEAMKGTILVSPDETKPYFAFLTKSKIADSRYTAADESLADARINLVAHDKSANVFTRTSPARFLDFSPPLDFAKDVVVPEPVDDEAVSGWVYQHITVPQYNEVSTRVKEDAAERKRFLIKSFDDLSFDLNREINDLQFQVSQGKKRAPAKLAKRMDAIVKLGQRKTDRLDKLDQMMSLSKREPEILGCAYIVPLTELEYQNFYEKDRDFNTEDTAMDVSMKYEVSQGRRPEDVGSQNLGYDIRSTDKLFKQRYIEVKGRKGSDGQVFLTRNELFKLRQLGEKAYLYVVINCETDNPDLFIVHDPGSVLHPIEVPAGVRYKVTMQDWQRTAQRIG is encoded by the coding sequence ATGCAAGACCTAGAAAACAAAGTAGTCCAAAATCTGATCCCGGATGAACCGGTAACGATACTTCGAGTCAAGCAAATGGGGGAGGACGTAGGGCTCACTTTCTTTGGTAACAATAGTAACAAGCGGCAAACACTTGTCCTCACGCCCGAAGAAATAGCTGGACTAGAAGTTATTACGGAGGAAGGTCAGTTCAATTTCACGGGAGATGCTAAAGCTTTTTCGCTCTTCGTCGAAGCTGAGCGTATCCACTCGGCTTATCAGTTCGATCCTCTTTTCGCCGTTAACTGTAGTGTTGTTGATCCGTTGCCACATCAGGTGGAGGCAGTTTATAAAAACTTGCTGCCGCTGCCCCGTATTCGCTTTCTGCTGGCGGATGACACGGGAGCCGGCAAAACCATTATGGCTGGTCTTTTACTTAAAGAATTGATGATTCGCGGGATCGCCGAACGAATCCTCATCATAACTCCTGGTGGACTTACCAAGCAGTGGCAGGAAGATGAACTGCAATTGAAGTTCAACCTCAGTTTTGAGCTCGTTAACCGTGAGCGGTTTACTTCTGACCCCAACATTTTCAACAACGCCGACAGGGTAGTCACGTCTATTGATTTTCTCTCTCGGGAAGAAATAATCAATAACGCTGCCGAAACAGAATGGGACATGATCATCGTGGATGAGGCTCACAAGCTATCTGCCTACGAGAGCGGTAGTAGATTATATGAGTCGCTGCGGTACAAGGCAGTCGAACGTATGTCCAGTAAGTGTGAGCACCTGCTCCTGCTAACGGCCACGCCTCACCGCGGGCGCAAGGATACATTCAGGAAATTACTTCAACTGCTCGACGAGGATATATTTGCCAACGATGCACTGGTCGATGAGCGAATTAACCAGTTGGGGAAGAACGGCGCCAATAAGTTCTTCATCCGTAGGCTTAAAGAAGAAATGAAAGACTGGAATGACAAAGCGCTGTTCCGTAGTCGCTCAACCAAGACCGTCAAATACGAACTCACTAATAAAGAAAAGAGGCTATATAATAAGGTTACCGAATACCTTGAGGAACAGCGGGAAAAGGCAGAAGGCAACATTCACGTCAGCCTAACCCTGATGGTCATGCAACGTCGGCTAACTTCTTCCATCTTCGCAATCATGAGGACGTTAGGAAATCGTTATGCGGCTCTGAAGGACGTACTAACAGTCATTCAGCGTCAGCCGGACCTGTTCAAACAGCGCCATAAGTTTGAGACCGTACAGGCTGATACACTGAATGATTACGATGAACTTGATGATGAGGATCGCGAGGAATTAGAAAGCATCTTGTCTGATGCTAAACGCTTCAAGCTATTTACTACCGCCAGCAGTCCCCAGGAAATTAAAGATGAGGCCGAGGAAGTGAAAGCACTGCATCTGCAGGCTAAAGAACTATACGACGACGGCACAGAAGAACAGAAATTAACCAAACTTTACAACCTACTTCAGAGTGAAGGAGTGATGGACGGCAAAGAGAAGCTTGTTATCTTCACTGAACACAAAGACACGCTCTATTATCTGGAAGAAAAGTTAGCTACTAACGGTGGGTTCACCGTAGCTACTATCCACGGTAGTAAAAATGTTGACGAGCGCCGTGAAGCGCAGGACCATTTTCGCAACGACGCTCAAATTCTCCTGGCCACCGACGCTGCTGGTGAAGGGATCAACCTCCAGTTCTGCCGCCTGCTCATCAACTGGGACATCCCGTGGAATCCTAACCGTCTTGAACAGCGCATGGGACGTATCCACCGCTACGGGCAAGAAGACGATGTGTTAGTTTTCAATTTGGTCGCATCTAATACTCGGGAAGGAGCTGTCATGGAACGTCTCCTAACCAAGCTGGACACCATTCGGGAGCAGCTCGGAGACGATAGAGTGTACGACGTCATCAGTGACGTGTTCGAGAACGTAAAGCTAGAGGAGTTTGCCCGCGCCGTATTTTTTGGGGATAAAAATGAGGCGTTGGAAAAACTGGAAGTACCCGCGGACCAACTTAAAATAGACTTTCAGAATAAAATCAACGATAAGCAAAACACCATTGGCTATAGTTCTATTAACTATAAGGAGGCAGAAAGGCTCATGACCAAATCCCAGGAGGAACGTTTGCAGCCTACCTACATCCGGGAGTTCTTCGAGATGGCTTTCGCCGACCTAGGCGGAAAGATGAAGGAAGTCGGCGACGACGTGTTCCACATCAGCAAGTTACCTGAGGAAGTTGATCGCATCATCCGCAAGGGCTACAAAATGTCTACTGACCTGGAAAGCCATTTTTGCTTCGATAAAAAAGTCTTCCTCGACGCCCACCGCAGTGCCCGCTACCGCAAACTCCACTACATCAACCCAGGTAACCCAATTTTTGACTCCGTTCTGCGCGTCATTCGGGAACGGTATAAGGAAGAGGCCATGAAGGGCACTATCCTCGTCAGCCCCGACGAAACAAAGCCCTACTTCGCCTTTCTCACAAAATCCAAGATTGCCGACAGTCGCTACACGGCCGCTGACGAAAGTCTTGCCGATGCGCGCATTAATCTAGTTGCGCACGACAAGAGTGCTAACGTGTTCACTAGGACGTCACCAGCTCGCTTTCTCGACTTTAGCCCACCACTCGATTTCGCTAAGGATGTAGTTGTACCGGAACCGGTTGACGACGAAGCCGTTAGTGGCTGGGTGTACCAACACATTACCGTACCGCAGTACAATGAGGTCAGCACCCGCGTTAAAGAAGACGCTGCGGAGCGTAAAAGATTTCTCATTAAGTCCTTTGATGATTTGAGTTTTGACCTCAACCGCGAGATTAACGACTTACAGTTTCAGGTCAGCCAGGGGAAAAAGCGTGCACCAGCCAAACTAGCTAAGCGTATGGACGCCATCGTCAAGTTGGGACAGCGCAAAACCGACCGGCTAGACAAACTAGACCAAATGATGAGCCTCTCCAAACGAGAACCGGAAATTCTGGGCTGCGCCTACATCGTTCCGTTGACCGAACTGGAATATCAAAACTTTTACGAGAAAGACCGTGACTTCAATACCGAAGACACCGCGATGGACGTCAGCATGAAATATGAGGTAAGTCAGGGACGACGTCCGGAAGACGTCGGCAGCCAAAATCTGGGGTACGATATCCGCAGTACCGATAAACTCTTTAAGCAGCGCTACATTGAAGTTAAGGGCCGTAAAGGCAGTGACGGCCAGGTTTTCCTGACCCGCAACGAATTGTTCAAGTTGCGCCAACTGGGGGAGAAAGCTTATCTCTACGTAGTCATCAACTGCGAAACCGATAACCCCGACCTTTTCATTGTTCACGATCCCGGAAGCGTGCTTCACCCCATAGAAGTGCCGGCCGGCGTACGCTATAAAGTGACCATGCAGGATTGGCAACGCACCGCCCAGCGCATCGGCTAA
- a CDS encoding DUF1156 domain-containing protein — MPSTSARAKKLIEVAMPIREVSTESVRDKSIRHGHISTLHLWWARRPLPVCRAVVFASLVPDPEDAACPPAFVEAIKLLLKGKNYQPYKDIPYTAIADEMEDNPRNRLLCFIGRFSEELVAAEKLGKTVPSKERLSKHSLIKWENKDNIDILTIARKLIYVAHNAEKQVDADAGAMLKQYEQNYAAITTAEKELYELEDRHMGGPKVEALETCLETAIEAYLNEMPSVFDPFAGGGAIPLEAARLGCRSFGNDINPVAHIIQRASLEFPQRYGKEITFSQAEYTRLYGKAAWNLRYKEGRTFGEKTKVENRLSHDVEHYANLLLDRTKAKVGHLYPADPNGEEVIAYYWARTATCTNPSCGAEVPLLRQGYLVNKKGKDGKKVHLHPTIKDKQIDFQIREGKESESFSYISRGNLNCPICKNQTLAKELKKQFKAETTGTRLLATITTSNNGKSYRQPTSEEIEAVNADFGNLQRPLESMPVKYTQALPSCTWGLERWGDMFSPRQLTTLQTFVAELNALKATWRKEGGELTGYQRALVTYLAVWVDRIAVANTTFGIWHAGRETLERIMGRQAIAMVFDYPESNPFCNYTGSALNQINWIVKYIDTEGMNFNAAVCNNSSSGEVAQFAEKSLSAVVTDPPYYDAIAYADLSDFFYVWLKRTMADVLPAIFATPQTPKTEECTALKHHHNGSVDVAKKHFEDKLKQIFAAIQIQTKDVVSIMFAHQSTEAWTTLCNSILGSNMNIQASWANDTEMTGALKTNKAFLSSSVTVACTPSAKKGYADFNEVKQEISEKIDVQVRDLYALGFRGADLLTACFGQAVSVFGQYKAVEKANGDEVTVEELLDLARELAFRSIINDVDTDEVTQFYMGWLASTGFDEADHDMVRKVTQIGLNIDTSLLDHYHILIANGTKQSLADSHQRFQQQSSLGTKDTSPDIDRIHRLFRLLEINNKPELLNYLHDHAPTAESPLWRVMNSLKELLPPEHADAKSVGVLLTNQEVLLREARERQRKAAPQGRLDF, encoded by the coding sequence ATGCCCAGCACAAGCGCCCGCGCAAAAAAACTCATTGAAGTCGCCATGCCCATCCGGGAAGTGAGTACCGAGAGTGTGCGCGATAAGAGTATTCGCCACGGCCATATTTCTACCCTACACCTCTGGTGGGCTCGCCGCCCGCTGCCCGTATGCCGTGCCGTCGTGTTCGCCAGTTTGGTGCCCGACCCCGAAGATGCTGCCTGTCCGCCGGCTTTTGTGGAAGCGATCAAGCTGCTACTGAAAGGCAAAAATTACCAACCCTACAAAGACATTCCCTACACGGCGATTGCTGACGAAATGGAGGACAACCCACGTAACCGCCTGCTGTGTTTCATCGGTCGGTTCAGCGAGGAACTAGTCGCCGCCGAGAAACTGGGTAAAACGGTGCCCAGCAAGGAGCGCCTCAGCAAGCACTCACTCATCAAGTGGGAGAATAAGGACAACATCGATATCCTTACGATCGCGCGGAAGCTTATCTACGTAGCGCACAATGCCGAAAAGCAGGTGGACGCGGACGCAGGTGCCATGCTGAAGCAGTACGAGCAAAACTACGCGGCCATTACCACCGCCGAAAAAGAGCTCTACGAACTGGAAGACCGCCACATGGGTGGCCCGAAAGTAGAAGCGTTGGAAACATGTCTGGAAACCGCCATCGAAGCCTACCTCAACGAGATGCCCAGTGTATTCGATCCCTTTGCCGGGGGAGGAGCCATTCCCCTGGAAGCCGCCCGTCTCGGCTGCCGAAGCTTCGGTAATGACATCAACCCCGTCGCCCACATCATCCAGCGGGCCAGCCTGGAATTTCCCCAACGCTACGGTAAGGAAATTACCTTTTCCCAAGCCGAATACACCCGACTGTACGGGAAGGCTGCCTGGAACCTACGCTACAAGGAAGGCCGCACCTTCGGCGAAAAGACCAAGGTAGAAAACCGTCTGAGCCACGACGTGGAGCACTATGCCAATCTGCTGCTGGATCGGACTAAAGCTAAAGTGGGTCACCTCTACCCGGCTGATCCGAACGGGGAGGAAGTCATTGCTTATTACTGGGCGCGGACGGCTACTTGTACTAATCCTAGTTGTGGAGCGGAAGTGCCGCTGTTGCGGCAAGGCTACTTAGTAAATAAGAAAGGCAAGGATGGTAAAAAGGTACATTTACACCCGACAATAAAAGATAAACAAATTGATTTCCAGATCAGGGAGGGAAAGGAATCTGAATCTTTTTCATACATCAGTCGTGGAAATTTAAATTGTCCAATTTGTAAAAATCAGACACTTGCTAAGGAACTTAAAAAACAATTTAAAGCAGAGACTACTGGCACTAGATTATTAGCGACTATTACTACAAGCAATAATGGTAAATCATACCGGCAGCCGACTTCTGAAGAGATAGAGGCAGTTAATGCGGATTTCGGTAATTTACAACGCCCACTAGAATCAATGCCAGTTAAGTACACGCAAGCATTGCCATCTTGCACATGGGGATTAGAGCGATGGGGTGATATGTTCTCCCCCCGCCAACTAACCACCCTCCAAACTTTCGTCGCTGAACTCAATGCCCTCAAAGCCACGTGGCGCAAGGAAGGCGGGGAACTGACGGGGTATCAGCGAGCGTTGGTGACTTATTTGGCGGTTTGGGTGGATCGGATAGCCGTAGCAAACACCACTTTTGGAATCTGGCATGCTGGTCGAGAAACATTAGAGCGGATTATGGGGCGTCAAGCTATAGCAATGGTATTTGACTATCCCGAAAGTAATCCATTTTGTAACTACACAGGTAGTGCACTAAATCAAATCAATTGGATCGTAAAATATATCGATACAGAGGGTATGAACTTTAATGCTGCAGTGTGTAATAATTCTTCAAGCGGTGAAGTAGCACAGTTTGCGGAAAAGTCGTTATCCGCTGTAGTCACAGATCCTCCATATTATGATGCGATTGCATATGCAGACTTGTCAGACTTTTTCTACGTCTGGTTAAAGCGAACTATGGCAGATGTTCTTCCTGCAATTTTTGCGACACCACAAACGCCGAAGACCGAAGAATGTACCGCACTCAAGCATCATCATAACGGAAGTGTTGATGTAGCAAAAAAACATTTTGAGGACAAATTAAAGCAAATATTTGCTGCTATTCAGATCCAAACAAAAGATGTTGTTAGCATTATGTTTGCTCATCAAAGTACAGAAGCCTGGACGACATTATGCAACTCAATTCTTGGATCCAACATGAATATACAGGCGAGTTGGGCGAACGACACAGAAATGACTGGCGCATTGAAGACGAATAAAGCGTTCCTTTCTTCTTCAGTGACGGTAGCTTGCACACCATCAGCTAAAAAGGGTTACGCTGATTTTAATGAAGTCAAACAAGAAATTAGCGAAAAAATAGATGTACAAGTCAGAGATTTATATGCGCTAGGCTTCCGTGGTGCCGATCTTCTAACCGCTTGTTTTGGCCAAGCCGTTAGTGTTTTTGGTCAATACAAAGCAGTTGAGAAGGCAAATGGAGACGAAGTAACCGTAGAAGAATTACTTGACCTGGCCCGCGAACTAGCCTTCCGTAGCATCATCAACGATGTAGATACCGACGAGGTGACCCAGTTCTACATGGGCTGGCTGGCAAGTACGGGCTTTGACGAAGCGGACCACGACATGGTGCGTAAAGTGACCCAGATTGGCCTAAACATCGATACGTCCCTGCTCGATCACTATCACATCCTGATCGCTAACGGCACCAAGCAGTCACTGGCGGATAGCCACCAGCGATTCCAACAGCAGAGTTCGTTGGGAACGAAAGACACCTCGCCCGATATTGACCGCATCCACCGACTTTTTCGCCTGCTGGAAATCAACAACAAACCGGAATTGTTGAACTATTTGCACGACCACGCGCCTACGGCGGAGAGTCCGCTCTGGCGCGTTATGAACAGCCTCAAAGAGTTGCTTCCACCGGAGCACGCGGACGCAAAATCCGTAGGGGTTCTACTGACCAATCAGGAAGTCTTACTGCGGGAGGCTCGGGAACGGCAGCGGAAGGCGGCTCCCCAGGGGAGACTAGATTTTTAG
- a CDS encoding helix-turn-helix transcriptional regulator, which produces MDQGLADTIRLQAADRLVNKSCRHTQPDSATFYAEAQLALAREIGHGYWVARALQNIGNLQLRSGDYPSAVLNFKQSLRFYEEDKAWHRAGQTSLGLGNALRKQGHIPEALEALLASLDYAAKSGSKSRSGRAATLNSLGSLYLNQQDYETAVKYYEESLDLHNLLGSQRGIAANLNNLSKVYTEWGKFAVAIDYLDRSLALKRKANDLEGITNSLKNYGDVYFKSNQLDSATAYYTQARVLQDSLGLRGDEASSYGDLGLVALARKDWATARDYCATGWQQSERLGDLKVQVKNGDCLYQAQLQLGEHEVALATLERTYSLRDSFLSAENTRELAEIQSRYAEDRAKLTSAVGGGSWWRFIIGALACIVLLGMAWRRFGRTAGLDSTLPNVPSVQTSKPGVEEPSNSEDERIGDPSAQPVAPPAGAPAAMDPWVAKATSLVLTALRERREVTTSSLAREMTSSERQLLRRCKEVTGKTTNQFLLEVRLDHARQLLEEEKVKSVAELAEAVGFKSPTYFSQRFTDRFGFRPKEKLVEA; this is translated from the coding sequence TTGGATCAAGGCCTCGCCGACACCATTCGGTTGCAGGCCGCCGACCGTCTGGTGAATAAATCCTGCCGGCATACCCAACCTGATAGTGCTACGTTTTACGCCGAAGCCCAGCTAGCCCTGGCCCGCGAAATAGGCCACGGGTATTGGGTGGCCCGAGCCCTGCAGAACATCGGCAATTTGCAACTGCGATCGGGTGACTACCCTTCGGCGGTGCTGAATTTCAAACAGTCGTTGCGCTTCTACGAGGAAGACAAGGCCTGGCACCGCGCGGGGCAAACATCCCTCGGTTTGGGAAATGCGCTGCGTAAGCAGGGCCATATCCCCGAAGCCCTCGAGGCCTTGCTCGCCAGCCTCGATTACGCCGCGAAATCCGGCTCGAAAAGCCGCTCGGGCCGGGCTGCGACCCTCAACTCCCTGGGTAGTCTTTATCTCAACCAGCAAGACTACGAAACCGCCGTCAAGTACTACGAGGAGAGCCTCGACCTCCACAACCTGCTGGGCAGCCAGCGGGGCATTGCCGCCAACCTGAATAATCTGAGTAAAGTGTACACCGAGTGGGGGAAGTTCGCCGTCGCGATCGATTACCTAGACCGGAGCTTGGCCCTGAAACGAAAAGCTAACGACCTCGAGGGCATCACCAACAGCCTGAAAAATTACGGGGACGTTTACTTTAAATCCAACCAGCTGGATTCCGCCACCGCGTACTACACCCAGGCCCGGGTCCTGCAGGATTCACTGGGGTTGCGAGGTGACGAAGCCTCCAGCTACGGCGATCTCGGCCTGGTCGCCCTGGCCCGCAAAGATTGGGCGACCGCTCGTGACTACTGCGCCACCGGTTGGCAACAGTCGGAGCGCCTCGGCGACCTGAAGGTGCAGGTAAAAAATGGGGACTGTCTCTACCAAGCCCAGCTACAACTCGGCGAACACGAAGTAGCCCTCGCTACCCTGGAGCGGACTTATTCGCTCCGTGATAGCTTCCTGAGCGCGGAAAACACCCGGGAATTGGCCGAAATCCAAAGCCGGTACGCCGAAGATCGGGCCAAATTGACTTCGGCCGTTGGCGGTGGCAGTTGGTGGAGGTTCATCATCGGCGCACTAGCCTGCATTGTATTGCTGGGGATGGCTTGGCGCAGATTTGGCCGGACCGCAGGCCTCGATTCCACCCTACCGAATGTGCCTTCGGTTCAAACTTCGAAACCAGGAGTTGAGGAGCCAAGCAATTCGGAAGATGAGCGTATTGGCGACCCCAGTGCCCAGCCCGTAGCACCACCGGCCGGAGCACCGGCGGCCATGGATCCCTGGGTAGCCAAAGCAACCAGTCTCGTACTAACCGCCCTGCGGGAGCGCCGGGAGGTAACGACCAGCAGCCTGGCCCGAGAGATGACAAGCAGCGAGCGCCAGCTGTTGCGGCGTTGTAAAGAGGTGACCGGCAAGACGACCAACCAGTTTTTGCTGGAGGTCCGGCTGGATCACGCCCGCCAACTCCTGGAAGAGGAGAAGGTAAAAAGTGTGGCCGAACTCGCCGAGGCGGTCGGCTTTAAGTCGCCCACCTACTTCAGCCAGCGGTTCACCGACCGCTTTGGCTTCCGGCCCAAGGAAAAGCTGGTGGAGGCCTGA